One Alcaligenes ammonioxydans DNA segment encodes these proteins:
- a CDS encoding TIGR03752 family integrating conjugative element protein: MSSTSSNKLIPILGGVAVLIVSVVIYRQFTGSGESTNSVLTSIPTPESATLPTAQGADNDNAAETLRTVTASNEQLRRDVARVIEMNNQLIAENKRMGGANATVSRRIEQEQRDTLNLDGPRTDSIDPTGDETSAKSAVNLTLQRGSEAVDTFSRAFQMSPARSETEAANRAAQARTTPLLPQQSFSLGTESPTPTVTSSGPYRVLPPMGYSAVTQSEQGRNGNDGPAITRYVRTSGNQAYANSSMGPVSRPTATQTRSAPQAAKPEPIPYFTVPENSTLVGAVSMTSLIGRVPIDGRVTDPMQFKAIVGRDNLAANGFELPADIEGMIVTGVAIGDMALSCSEGKVRSITFVFNDGTVRTISERSKGGGNTNVNGSGTTQDLGYISDVHGNPCIPGKFVTNAPAYLADLAALKGLDVAAQAFSDAQRTVSNNLGTGNTTSQITGSRSSYAMGQAASGATNEVVAWMTSRLKNSFDAVVTPAGKQMVIHLDKELQIDKMPNARKLVYRQQGTQQISRGAHYGLE; encoded by the coding sequence ATGAGCAGCACGTCCAGCAACAAACTGATCCCCATCCTCGGTGGTGTCGCCGTCTTAATAGTCAGCGTGGTGATATACAGGCAATTTACGGGTTCAGGAGAATCTACCAACTCGGTATTGACCTCCATTCCTACACCTGAAAGTGCCACACTGCCTACCGCGCAAGGAGCGGACAACGACAACGCCGCCGAAACCCTACGCACCGTCACCGCCAGCAATGAACAGTTGCGGCGTGATGTGGCACGCGTGATCGAGATGAACAATCAACTCATCGCTGAGAATAAGCGCATGGGAGGCGCTAATGCGACGGTCTCGCGTCGAATCGAACAAGAACAGCGCGACACACTCAACCTTGACGGACCTCGGACGGACTCGATCGATCCAACTGGCGATGAGACAAGCGCCAAAAGCGCTGTCAACCTAACGTTGCAGCGTGGCTCCGAAGCAGTCGATACGTTTTCACGCGCCTTTCAAATGTCACCGGCCCGCTCTGAGACCGAAGCAGCCAATCGAGCTGCTCAGGCGCGAACAACTCCCCTGCTCCCACAGCAATCATTTTCCCTAGGAACAGAATCGCCCACTCCGACTGTTACCTCATCAGGCCCATACCGTGTTTTACCTCCCATGGGGTATAGCGCGGTAACGCAGTCCGAGCAGGGCCGCAATGGCAATGATGGCCCAGCCATTACGCGCTATGTCCGCACCAGTGGTAATCAGGCATATGCCAATAGCTCCATGGGCCCTGTGTCCAGGCCCACCGCCACACAAACACGGTCAGCACCACAAGCCGCCAAGCCTGAACCGATTCCGTACTTTACTGTTCCCGAGAACTCGACACTGGTCGGCGCAGTGTCGATGACCAGTCTCATCGGACGTGTGCCCATTGATGGCCGTGTCACTGACCCGATGCAGTTTAAAGCGATTGTCGGCCGCGACAACCTGGCAGCCAATGGCTTTGAATTACCAGCAGACATTGAAGGGATGATCGTCACTGGCGTCGCGATCGGCGATATGGCGCTGTCGTGCTCAGAAGGAAAAGTGCGCTCGATCACCTTTGTCTTTAATGATGGCACAGTTCGCACCATCTCTGAGCGCTCCAAAGGCGGGGGTAATACCAACGTCAATGGTAGCGGCACTACCCAGGATCTGGGCTACATCTCAGACGTACATGGGAACCCCTGCATTCCTGGCAAATTCGTCACCAATGCACCGGCCTATCTGGCCGATCTGGCTGCGCTCAAGGGCTTGGATGTTGCTGCGCAAGCGTTCTCCGATGCCCAGCGCACCGTCTCGAACAACCTGGGAACAGGAAATACCACCTCTCAAATCACCGGCTCGCGTAGCAGCTACGCCATGGGACAAGCCGCCTCTGGCGCAACCAATGAAGTCGTCGCCTGGATGACCTCCCGCCTCAAGAATAGTTTTGACGCCGTTGTAACCCCGGCTGGCAAGCAGATGGTCATTCACCTGGATAAAGAACTGCAAATTGACAAGATGCCAAACGCCCGCAAGCTGGTCTACCGCCAGCAAGGGACGCAGCAGATTTCTCGTGGAGCACATTATGGTCTGGAATAA
- a CDS encoding TIGR03751 family conjugal transfer lipoprotein, translating into MVWNKTAQRLALVLFTTSMASGCTVMMDRESPLNEVTKDSPTVLDVYRGTDYRNEATRQSRITPHERMRERTQARPINPGDELTQRYWSAVDSMNQRFARLPNPDLVMVVFPHLAKGQYPVPGYVTVFPMYDQTQYALPGEVTQDLLQWRGDYFEAKSSAKKKGGADDR; encoded by the coding sequence ATGGTCTGGAATAAAACTGCCCAACGCCTGGCGCTGGTCCTGTTCACCACTTCGATGGCAAGCGGTTGTACCGTCATGATGGATCGCGAATCCCCTCTGAATGAGGTCACTAAAGACTCGCCAACCGTACTGGACGTCTACCGAGGTACTGACTATCGAAACGAAGCGACCCGTCAGTCACGCATCACCCCCCATGAACGGATGCGTGAGCGCACTCAAGCCAGACCGATTAATCCAGGTGATGAGTTAACCCAGCGATATTGGTCAGCTGTTGATTCCATGAACCAGCGATTTGCTCGGCTGCCAAATCCTGACCTGGTAATGGTGGTGTTTCCGCATCTGGCCAAGGGCCAGTATCCGGTTCCAGGCTACGTGACCGTCTTCCCGATGTACGACCAGACACAGTATGCGCTACCTGGTGAGGTCACCCAAGATTTACTGCAGTGGCGAGGTGACTACTTTGAGGCTAAATCCAGCGCCAAGAAAAAGGGAGGCGCAGATGATCGCTAA
- a CDS encoding conjugative transfer ATPase produces the protein MIANVASLLGFTRQRAAQPGSKRAPQVTAKASPPGQTVADRRRMALRPPSFTDMLPYISYAPDERIFVLRDGNTLGAMFELSPIATEAMPIEILNEHAQKIQEALQAMPSVNGAPWIAQFFVNDDRNLDHLNDTFTDYILEQHKDDGLGQEILNSPFTQAVLDEVRSHLSNVSQPNGLFTDTLVTGQVWRGQIRRVRCCLYRRFGGAADDPQTPVQQIESVANTIMATFSEAGVAVRRCTGKDLYEWLLPFFNRDLPWAPGTQMMRELPYPGDTPLTDDEDTPIFGWDLSELLSINEPRSDLEQGLFEFDGVPVKALTLQNMRKQPEIGHFTAELANGKERFARFDRLPPGSMLSVSITIAPQHVVESQIERIRDASRAKTAQAIETYRECTNVLNEIVRGNHLFPMMVTLYATATSTDELDSNINTINALLIPSGLKFISNQHDLVPLDTFMRALPFNYDPAFDNQVLRRSRLTFASHIARLLPLYGRARGTPHPGMWFWNRGGEPLFVDPLNKRDRKKNAHMLVLGPTGAGKSATLNYIAMMTMAIHRPRLVIVDAGNSFGLLVDFFKDRGLSTYKVELNSSAKVSLPPFVHAYQLLDDSEVMESFVAAEQQARSNAGLPDDELLNALLGQDDEPSTADVSFHETFQAREEDEEQDDELDKRDLLGEMLIAAILMITGGEADEVAQMSRADRYLVSRAIIMAAISCKERGAKHPLTQDVALQLMHMNKDQTMSPARRARAEEMGQSMMTFTQALRGKLFNREGQDWPDADVTLVEMGTLTQDGYEDALAVAYTSLIDSVQSRAELNQHSGRPMVFLTDEGHLITTNELLGPKIAKGTKMWRKFNTWFWLATQNLKDFPDSMERVLSMCEYWMLLTMDKAEIEEVVRFRSLTNEQRAMMESSQKEPPKYTEGVLISATGQMLFRNVPPALPIALAMTEGHEKAHRRRLMEKHGINEMGAAQMVAQELARSRA, from the coding sequence ATGATCGCTAATGTGGCCAGCTTGCTCGGATTCACGCGTCAACGTGCAGCGCAACCAGGCAGTAAGCGCGCTCCTCAAGTCACCGCAAAGGCATCGCCTCCTGGCCAGACCGTTGCAGATCGTCGACGCATGGCCCTGCGGCCACCGTCGTTTACCGACATGCTGCCCTATATCAGTTATGCCCCCGATGAGCGCATTTTTGTGTTGCGTGATGGCAATACCCTCGGGGCAATGTTTGAGCTCTCGCCCATTGCGACCGAGGCCATGCCTATCGAAATCCTGAATGAACACGCCCAGAAGATTCAGGAGGCCTTGCAAGCCATGCCATCGGTCAACGGCGCACCGTGGATTGCTCAGTTTTTTGTCAATGATGACCGTAACCTGGATCATCTTAATGACACTTTTACCGACTATATCCTGGAGCAACACAAGGACGATGGCCTGGGCCAGGAGATCCTTAACTCGCCTTTTACCCAGGCGGTATTGGACGAAGTGCGCTCGCACCTGTCGAATGTCTCGCAACCCAATGGCCTGTTCACCGATACGCTTGTCACCGGTCAAGTCTGGCGCGGGCAAATCCGCCGTGTTCGTTGTTGCCTGTATCGTCGATTTGGCGGTGCAGCCGATGATCCACAAACGCCGGTGCAGCAAATCGAGTCGGTGGCCAACACCATCATGGCCACGTTTTCCGAAGCCGGTGTAGCCGTTCGCCGCTGCACCGGCAAAGACCTCTATGAGTGGCTACTGCCGTTTTTTAACCGCGATCTACCCTGGGCGCCTGGCACGCAAATGATGCGTGAATTACCCTATCCCGGCGACACCCCGTTAACCGATGACGAGGACACGCCCATTTTTGGATGGGACTTGTCTGAGCTGTTGAGTATCAATGAGCCCCGTTCGGACCTGGAGCAAGGGTTATTTGAGTTTGATGGCGTACCGGTCAAAGCGCTGACTTTGCAAAATATGCGCAAGCAGCCAGAAATCGGACACTTCACGGCCGAGTTGGCCAATGGCAAGGAACGATTTGCACGTTTTGATCGGCTACCTCCCGGTTCGATGCTCTCAGTGTCCATTACCATCGCGCCGCAACACGTCGTAGAGTCACAAATTGAGCGGATCCGGGATGCCTCACGCGCTAAGACGGCGCAGGCCATCGAAACCTACCGGGAATGCACCAACGTTTTGAATGAAATAGTTCGGGGCAACCACCTGTTTCCAATGATGGTGACCCTGTACGCGACTGCCACCAGCACAGATGAACTCGATAGCAACATCAACACGATTAATGCGCTGTTGATCCCATCAGGCCTGAAGTTCATCAGCAATCAGCATGACCTGGTCCCGCTGGACACATTCATGCGTGCTCTGCCGTTTAACTATGACCCCGCCTTCGATAACCAGGTACTTCGTCGATCCCGTCTGACCTTCGCCTCCCATATTGCGCGTCTCTTACCGCTGTATGGCCGTGCCCGTGGCACACCCCACCCTGGCATGTGGTTCTGGAATCGCGGCGGGGAACCCTTGTTTGTGGATCCGCTCAACAAACGCGATCGTAAAAAGAACGCGCATATGCTGGTGCTGGGACCGACCGGAGCCGGTAAATCGGCCACCTTGAACTACATCGCCATGATGACGATGGCCATTCATCGGCCACGGCTGGTGATTGTCGATGCCGGGAACTCCTTCGGTCTTTTGGTGGATTTTTTTAAAGACCGAGGGCTATCGACCTACAAAGTTGAACTGAACAGTAGTGCAAAAGTGTCCTTGCCACCGTTCGTTCATGCGTACCAACTACTAGATGATAGTGAAGTGATGGAGAGTTTTGTGGCGGCCGAGCAGCAGGCACGAAGCAACGCAGGTCTGCCCGATGACGAACTGCTCAATGCCCTGCTTGGCCAAGATGATGAGCCGTCGACTGCCGACGTGTCTTTTCATGAAACGTTCCAGGCCAGGGAAGAGGACGAAGAGCAGGACGACGAGCTGGATAAAAGAGACTTGCTGGGCGAGATGCTGATTGCCGCGATCCTGATGATCACAGGCGGTGAAGCGGACGAAGTCGCACAGATGAGTCGAGCCGACCGGTACTTGGTATCACGTGCCATCATCATGGCCGCGATCAGTTGCAAAGAACGGGGAGCCAAGCACCCGTTGACACAAGATGTGGCCCTGCAGCTGATGCACATGAATAAGGACCAGACCATGTCACCGGCTCGGCGGGCCCGCGCCGAAGAAATGGGTCAGTCCATGATGACCTTCACCCAGGCGCTGCGAGGCAAATTATTCAATCGTGAGGGACAGGACTGGCCAGATGCAGACGTCACTCTGGTCGAGATGGGTACGCTCACTCAAGACGGCTATGAAGATGCCTTGGCAGTTGCGTACACAAGCCTCATCGACTCAGTACAGTCCCGTGCCGAGCTGAACCAACACTCTGGTCGCCCGATGGTGTTCCTTACGGACGAGGGCCACTTGATCACAACCAATGAGCTGCTTGGCCCCAAGATAGCCAAGGGCACCAAAATGTGGCGCAAATTCAATACCTGGTTCTGGCTTGCCACACAAAACCTGAAAGACTTCCCCGACTCCATGGAGCGCGTGCTCTCGATGTGTGAGTACTGGATGCTACTGACCATGGACAAAGCAGAGATTGAAGAAGTGGTGCGATTTCGGTCGCTCACCAACGAGCAGCGAGCCATGATGGAATCCTCCCAAAAAGAGCCGCCGAAATACACGGAAGGGGTTCTGATTTCCGCGACCGGCCAGATGCTCTTTCGCAACGTCCCTCCAGCTCTCCCGATTGCATTGGCCATGACTGAGGGCCATGAGAAAGCACACCGACGTCGCCTGATGGAAAAGCATGGAATCAACGAAATGGGGGCTGCTCAAATGGTGGCACAAGAGCTTGCGCGGAGTCGCGCATGA
- a CDS encoding TIGR03757 family integrating conjugative element protein: protein MIKIRSLSKGVSRLTACIAVPTALLAVVTPATAQQPNQDLYAGVMTVEVFANTAMPVTPSTSPHYALSIYRLDAMNNLEAQMNEGMPQDEAEARLWVANNKARLRQMIQPMVASAVNGLARAQRYQIDRLPAVVINQRYVVFGYIDVDQALMAWRDSQN from the coding sequence ATGATCAAGATACGCTCACTTAGCAAAGGAGTTTCTCGTCTCACGGCTTGCATCGCGGTTCCGACGGCACTGCTTGCCGTCGTCACACCAGCGACTGCGCAACAGCCTAACCAAGATCTGTACGCAGGCGTCATGACCGTAGAGGTGTTTGCCAACACTGCCATGCCGGTAACACCAAGCACTTCACCACACTATGCCTTGTCCATCTACCGCTTGGATGCAATGAATAATCTCGAAGCTCAGATGAATGAAGGTATGCCACAAGACGAAGCAGAAGCACGTCTATGGGTTGCCAACAATAAAGCCCGCTTACGACAAATGATCCAACCCATGGTCGCGAGTGCCGTTAACGGCCTGGCACGCGCGCAGCGTTATCAGATTGACCGATTACCAGCGGTGGTCATCAACCAACGCTATGTAGTCTTTGGCTATATCGACGTTGACCAGGCGCTTATGGCCTGGCGTGACAGCCAAAATTAA
- a CDS encoding TraU family protein → MSITTLRFRHMLAISLLVLATALRPVPATAATTTAGVVTNTVAALPSCTSYQVKGICVWLVCIPLIGCFIRTSVRVAHYVPDVVISTYNDPLAHPWAEVGKPLATAISSVGSAVVGAPIDASAGTQREGTEVTTYKSADAIGNPAGLIASIASGYIPSFGSSFQFPGYSELLAFTRTELPRIAQSWRQVPQQLGNEFIEAARAMANAPADIISSVSAFPAKLGELSSSIGNLGNVFGGSVSTQAIGLSGVDMVGADLGPIRDMVQIAQRLGASGGLSEMFCPGSASVFNLHFQSDMDAMSWRGFWPLEMLYPQSWVPGTGEVSTSPLSTTWGPIYPRNGELVQSHPVKASAVLATRVGSIISQSAQPHIYKRLQPGSGYKYFPTSKPTTWQMIYPSAQRSCMTFGADDSMSLASFGDYKTDGADGYMWNMWNHYDCCRIRGEFLYSIP, encoded by the coding sequence ATGTCAATCACCACTTTGCGCTTTCGGCACATGCTTGCGATTAGTTTGCTGGTGCTGGCAACCGCGCTGCGGCCTGTTCCAGCAACAGCTGCCACAACCACGGCGGGCGTCGTCACCAATACGGTTGCAGCACTCCCCAGTTGCACGTCCTATCAGGTCAAAGGCATTTGCGTCTGGCTGGTTTGCATCCCGCTCATTGGCTGCTTCATCCGGACGTCGGTTCGGGTTGCACATTACGTGCCCGATGTCGTGATCAGCACCTACAACGATCCTCTGGCTCACCCTTGGGCTGAGGTGGGTAAGCCATTGGCGACAGCTATATCCTCAGTGGGATCAGCCGTAGTCGGCGCCCCGATCGACGCATCAGCAGGAACACAGCGCGAGGGCACAGAGGTGACTACCTATAAAAGTGCGGACGCCATTGGTAACCCCGCAGGCTTGATTGCCAGCATCGCCAGCGGCTACATCCCCAGCTTTGGCAGTTCATTCCAGTTTCCGGGCTATAGCGAATTGTTGGCTTTCACTCGCACAGAACTGCCTCGTATCGCGCAGTCTTGGCGGCAAGTCCCCCAACAGCTGGGCAACGAATTCATCGAAGCAGCCCGTGCCATGGCCAATGCACCAGCAGACATCATTTCCTCCGTCTCTGCATTTCCGGCAAAACTTGGCGAGCTGAGCTCATCAATTGGAAATTTGGGCAATGTCTTTGGTGGAAGCGTTAGCACCCAAGCCATTGGCTTGTCCGGCGTCGATATGGTGGGTGCAGATCTTGGGCCAATCAGAGACATGGTGCAGATCGCTCAGCGCCTGGGTGCCTCCGGTGGGCTATCTGAGATGTTCTGCCCCGGCTCAGCGTCGGTGTTCAATCTGCATTTTCAGTCAGACATGGACGCGATGAGCTGGCGAGGCTTTTGGCCGCTAGAGATGCTCTACCCCCAATCATGGGTGCCTGGTACAGGGGAAGTAAGCACCTCGCCCCTTTCCACTACCTGGGGGCCTATATACCCACGTAACGGCGAGCTTGTGCAGTCACACCCAGTAAAGGCCTCCGCCGTGCTGGCCACGCGTGTCGGAAGCATCATCTCGCAATCGGCACAGCCCCACATTTACAAGCGTCTGCAACCCGGTAGTGGCTACAAGTACTTCCCCACCTCCAAGCCCACTACCTGGCAGATGATCTATCCGAGCGCTCAGCGGTCCTGCATGACCTTTGGTGCAGATGACTCAATGAGCCTGGCCAGCTTTGGCGATTACAAAACCGATGGTGCCGATGGCTATATGTGGAATATGTGGAACCACTATGACTGCTGCCGCATCCGTGGTGAGTTTTTATACAGCATCCCTTAA